The window TTTCCAGGTTATGTTGAATGAAAAGAAACAAGAATTTCAATATAAATCAGATGTGATGGCACAAGAACTCATTGCAACTGCAGCACAACGCTATGCAGCAGAATATACTTCTGAATCAACAGTATCGGTCGTTAATTTACCTTCTGATGATATGAAAGGTCGTATTATAGGACGTGAAGGCCGTAATATTAGAACGTTTGAAACATTAACAGGAGTAGATTTGATTATTGATGATACACCTGAAGCTGTTATTCTTTCTGGTTTTGATCCAATGAGAAGAGAAATTGCAAGAACGGCTTTGAACAATTTGGTTGAGGATGGTCGGATACATCCTGGCCGTATTGAAGAGATGGTTGATAAAGCAAGAAGTGATGTTGATAAAATGGTTCGTGAAGCAGGTGAACAAGCAACCTTCGAACTCGGCATTCATAATATGCATCCTGAATTGACGAAAATACTTGGGCGAATGAAATATAGAACGAGTTATGGTCAAAATGTGTTAAAACATTCAATCGAAGTTGGTCATATAGCAGGAATGTTAGCCACTGAATTGAACTTAGATGCAGCGATTGCGAAACGTGCAGGTTTGTTACACGATATCGGAAAAGCAATAGATCATGAAGTTGAAGGAAGTCACGTTGAGATTGGAGTTCAAGTGGCTAAACGTTATAATGAACATGATATCGTCATTAATGCAATTCATTCTCATCATGGTGACGTTGAACCAACGTCTACAATCAGTATTTTAGTTGCAGCAGCAGATGCATTAAGTGCGGCTAGACCAGGTGCAAGAAGAGAAACATTGGAAAATTACGTGAAGAGATTAGAATCATTGGAGAATATTTCAAATAGTTATGATGGAGTAGAGAAAACTTATGCAATACAAGCGGGCCGAGAAATTCGTGTCATGGTTTCACCACACGACATTGATGATCGAGCTGCCCATCGTTTAGCACGTGATATAAAAAATCAAATCGAAAATGAATTACAATATCCTGGACAAATTAAAGTGACTGTTGTTCGTGAGTTAAGAGCAATTGAGCATGCGAAATAATACAAAGAAAAGAACTCAAACAATTATGTTTGAGTTCTTTTTTCGTTTGTTATATACAATTTTTAAATTATGAATGTAAGTTCATTTCATCATCTCGTGTTGCGCGTAATGCGTTTGACGTTTCTTCTTCATCTCTTGCATGACGTGCGTACTTTTCTGCAACTTTATACGCAGTCAAATATAGTTCTAAAGCATCTTTTGCTTTATCTTCTAATGATTCTTTATCACTAGGATTAGCTTGTACGGCTAACTCTGCAAAATGTTTTGGATCAATTGAAATTGACATCATGTCACTCCTATATAATAATTAAAATTTTAACTTGATTGTTAAATACCCCAATATATTACGGTCAAACATTTTTAAATTCATGTTATGATGAATAGGAAAATGCAAATAGGAGATTACAATATGAGAATTTTATTTATCGGAGATATTGTCGGACAACTTGGACGTAAAATATTAACATCTAAAATTAGCCAATTAAAGCAACAATATCAACCAAACTTGATTATAGTGAATGGAGAAAATGCTGCACACGGTAGAGGTATCACTGAAAAAATTTATAAAGAAATGATGTCTATGGGTGTACATTGTGTGACACTCGGGAATCATGCGTATGGACAACGTGAACTTTATGAATTTATTGATGGTTCAAATATTGTTAGACCAGTCAATTATCCTGATAACAACCCTGGACAAGGGTATAAAATTATTAATTTTAATGGTCAACAATTAGCAATCGTCAACTTAGAAGGTCGTGCGCTAATGAATAATAATATAAATTGTCCATTTATGACGATGGATCACTTGCTTGAAAATGAATTGAAAAATTCATCTCATATCTTTGTAGATTTTCATGCAGAAACGACAAGTGAGAAAATTGCGATGTCTCGTTATTTATCATCACGTGTGTCCGCTGTTGTTGGAACACATACACATGTTCAAACAAATGATGCAAAAATTTTATCTAATCACACAGCTTATATGACAGATGTAGGTATGACGGGTTTTCGTGATGGTGTAATTGGTGTTGAAGATGAAGGAATTATTTATCGTTTCACAACAAATATGCCTACAAAGCATATATATCCAACTGAAGGTTACGCAGAAATCAATGGTGTATTTGTTGAACTTGATTCAAAAGGAAGCGCAATAAAGATAGAAACAATTCATGAAGAAGAGAAGTTTTAATCTATTTTAATCAAATGTGAAGAAATGAATTAAATGATACGTCACTATTTCATTTAAAGTCATAGTCGTAATGTACATTTTAAATAATAATTTTTGTTATTGAATAATCACAAATCTAACGGATAAGACTTTTGAATGAAATCGTGAAGATCGTTAAATAAAAGGTATCAAATTTGTTAAAATAGAGATGAATTATTAGGAGGAGATTAAATGCATAAACAAATATCTTGGAAAGTCGGTGGACAACAAGGTGAAGGAATTGAATCAACAGGTGAAATTTTTTCTACCGCGTTAAATCGTGAAGGATATTATATATACACATATAGACATTTCTCAAGTCGAATCAAAGGGGGACATACGAACAATAAAATCCGTATGAGTATTGACCCGATTTATTCTATTAGTGATGATCTAGATATATTGGTAGCATTTGACCAAGAAACAATTGATGTAAATTATGATGAGCTACATGAAAATGGTGTAATTTTAGCGGATGCAAAGTTCAATCCTGAGAAACCATCAAATTTTAAAGGGACAATGTATGTTCTTCCATTTACACACATTGCGAAAGAATTAGGTACGAGCTTAATGAAAAATATGGTTGCTGTTGGAGCAACAGCTTGTTTAATGCAATTACCAATGCCTGGTTTCGAAAATTTAGTCGTTGAAACATTCAAATCCAAAGGAGAAAAAGTCGTTGATTTGAACAAACAAGCACTTATATTAGGATATGAAGCACTTGATGAAGTCATCGATCGTAATGATTTAATGTCTTTAGAGAAACCAAATAAAGATGAACGTTTATTTATGATTGGTAATGACGCAATGAGTTTAGGTGCACTATCATCAGGTGCAAGATTTATGTCTGCTTATCCGATTACACCAGCATCTGAAATAATGGAGTTTATGATTGATAAGTTGCCACAATTAAACGGAACAGTCATTCAAACAGAAGATGAAATTGCTGCAGCAACGATGGCTATTGGTGCTAATTATGCGGGTGTTAGAGCATTTACAGCATCTGCAGGTCCTGGTTTATCGTTAATGATGGAGTCTATTGGATTATCAGGAATGACTGAAACACCTTTAGTCATATTCAACACACAGCGTGGAGGTCCGTCGACTGGATTGCCAACGAAACAAGAACAATCAGATTTGAATCAGATGATTTATGGTACCCATGGTGATATTCCGAAAATTGTCATCTCACCAATACACGCTGAAGATGCATTTTATCTAGCTGGAGAAGCATTTAATTTAGCTGAACAATATCAATGTCCGGTTATTGTATTAAGTGATCTACAATTATCGCTTGGTAAACAAACAGTTCATAAATTAGATCAATCAAAAATTAAAATTAACAGAGGGCAACTGACGACAGAAGTTGATGAAGAGACGACACACTTTAAACGTTATAATGTTACGGATCATGGGATATCGAATCGCGTTATCCCTGGTGTGAAAGGTGGTATTCATCATGTAACGGGTGTAGAGCATAATGAATACGGAAAGCCAAGTGAAGCAAGTGATAATCGTAATGAACAGATGAATAAAAGGATGCGTAAATTAGATTCATTTGAATTGAGTGAACCGTTCCATGTTAATATTGATCATAATGAAGCTGAGATTTTAGTGATTGGTTTTATTTCGACGTACGGTGCAATTGATGAAGCAATCAGTAGAGTTGATGCAAAAGTGAATCATATTCAAATACGACAGCTATACCCATTACCTGTAGATCAATTGATGCGTTATGTCGCAAAGGCTCAAAAAGTCCTTATTGTTGAACATAACTATAGAGGACAATTGACTCAATTGGTAAAATCCGAAACAAATATTCATGACAAACTGGAGACATTAACGAAGTATGATGGAAAACCATTTAAACCAAAAGAAATCGAAGAGAAGATTAATGAAATGTTAGGACGTGTTAAGTAATGGCAACATTTAAAGATTTCAGAAATGACGTAAAGCCGAATTGGTGCCCTGGATGTGGAGATTTTAGTGTACAAGCCGCAATCCAAAAAGCGTGCGCCAATATTGGGTTAGAACCACATGAACTCGCAGTCATTACAGGAATAGGGTGTTCTGGAAGACTAAGTGGCTATATTAATTCATATGGATTCCATTCGATTCATGGACGAGCTCTTCCACTTGCTCAAGGTGTTAAAATGGCAAATAATGATTTGACCGTTGTCGCAAGCGGAGGAGATGGTGATGGATTCGCAATTGGTATGGGTCATACAATCCACGCATTGAAAAGAAATATTGATATTACGTATATCGTAATGGACAATCAAATTTACGGTTTAACTAAAGGGCAAACGTCACCAAGTAGTGCACACGGTTTTGTGACAAAGTCTACGCCTAAAGGTTCAATTGAGCCAAGTATCTCTCCATTACAACTTGCGATATCATCAGGTGCAACATTTGTTGCACAATCTGTATCTTCAGATATTAAAGAATTAACAAGTATTATCGAACAAGGGATGAATCATAAAGGATTTTCATTTATTAATGTATTTTCACCATGTGTAACATATAATAAAGTGAATACGTATGACTGGTTTAAAGAACATTTAACACATGTTAATGATATCGAATCATTTGATTATAAAGATAAATCTAAAGCAATGAATGCAATCATAGAACATGATGGACTGGTTAAAGGATTAATCTATCACAACAGTGAAGCAAAAAGTTATGCAGAACAAATTGATGGTTATTTGGATGAGTCGTTAGCAAAGAGAGATTTACAGTTAGATTCTGCTACATTTGATGATTTGATGAAAGAGTATATTTAATGATGTTGAATATTTATACCACAATAATTAATAACGATTATCATATCATTAATTACTAATGTGTTTTAAAGGAGGAAAGGTAAATACTATGAATGTAATGATGAGTATACAAATCATTCCGAAACCTAATGATCATGAAGATGTCATTGAATATGTAGATGAGGCAATCCGCATCATTGATGAGAGTGGATTAAATTATCGTGTTGGGCCATTAGAGACGACAATTGAAGGAACAATGTCACAATGCTTATCATTAATCGATAAGATGCATTCTAAAATGCAAGATATGGGATCAAAAAGTACGATGAGTCAAATTAAAATATATCAATCCGAGGCGCATCAAAGGATTACTGATTTAACCCATCAATATGATGAAAAAAATGGATAAAATGTCGAGTTAATTAATGATTTACTATTGATTTATTTATTGAGTTTAGTATTATTAATATAACAATTAAATAAGCACTAGGGGTGTATTATATTTATATAATACTGAGACGGTTGAATTCGGACCCTTTGAACCTGATCAAGAATAGACGCTTGCGTAGGGAAGTGACAATTATGTTAACGTATCGATATGATCATCAATATGTCCACTTCCTATGTCTATAGGGAGTGTTTTTTATTTGTTTAAAATATTATTTTATTTTTAAGGAGGATGTACAAATGAGTACAGAGTCGAAAGGTTTAAAGTTATCAGATATTTTAATTACAGTATTTATTGCGGTCATCTTCGCAATTATTTACAAAGTATGGTGGGGGTTTTATGGCATTGCTGAAGCAACGGGATTGAGAATTGAGCAATTAACATATGGTATGTGGTTTATTGCGGCAATTATTGCTTATTTACTTATCAAAAAACCTGGTGTTGCCTTACTCGCTGAATTTGCAGCAGGTGCAGGTGAAACAATCGTGATGGGTCAATTTCATATTCCTACTTTGATTTATGCATTCTTACAAGGATTAGCGTGTGAGCTTGTATTTATGTTATATCGCTATAATAGACATACTTTGTTCGTCAGTATGTTAGCCGGGGTAGCGGCTGCCATTGCATCATTTCCAATTGATTGGTACTACGGATATTTAAGTGAAGTTCAATTATGGAATGTAATTTTAATGTTAGTATTCAGAATCATTAGTGGTGCGATTTTAGCAGGTGGTCTAGCATATGTGATTGTAAAAGCTTTAGAGAAAACGGGCGTGACGAAATTATTAAGACCGAGTCAAAAAGAGGATTACGACGCATTATAATTAGGTGGTAAATATGGTCATATCTATAAAAAATTTAAGACTAAAGTTTTCAGGTGTAGAGAAAAAATTATTTGATGGATTAAATATTGATGTACATCAAGGAGAAAAAGTGTTAATGCTTGGACCGAGTGGATCCGGTAAGACGACATTATTACAAGTGATGAGTGGTATTATTCCTAGAAGTATTGATATCGCGCATAAAGCAGATGAATTAGTTATTGATGATTATGCATCGGTTGTATTTCAAAATCCAGATAGTCAATTTTGTATGCCAACGGTTGGAGAGGAACTCGCATTTATATTAGAAAATCGCTGTATACCTACAGAACAAATGGTATCAAAAATAGAAGATGTACTTCAAACGGTTCGTCTTGATGTGTCGTTAGATAAGTCAGTCGAAAATTTATCAGGAGGGATGAAGCAACGTCTTGCGATTGCTTCATCTTTATTACAGCAAGCTAATACTTGGTTTTTAGATGAGCCAACGTCGATGTTAGATCCAAATGCAACGAATCATTTGTGGGATGTAATTCAAGATATATGGCAAGATAAGACGGTTATTATCGTCGAACATAAAGTCGAACAAGTCTGGAATTATGTCGATCGTGTCATATTAATGAATTATGATGGAGAAGTGATTGCATCGAATACACCGAATCAAATTCTACTTCAATTTGAGGAGCAGCTTGAATCATTTGGTGTATGGTATCCAGGTGCGTGGAATAATCGTCCTGAAAAAATACAAAAAGCTCATAACCCTACTGACACGAAAGGAATACTATATGGTCACGATCTTATCGCTAAACGAGGAGATAAAACGTTATGGCAGTGTGATCGATTCGAATTTCACTCAGGTCAGTGGATTACATTAGAAGGAGATAATGGTACTGGAAAGTCAACTTTTTTTGAGATGTTAATGCAATTAATTCCATACGATGGAGATATTTATTACGATGACGAACAATTGCAATCGATTAAAATGGCAGCTCAGTCAATTTATTATGTTTATCAAAATCCAGAACTTCAATTTGTAATGAATACTGTATTTGAAGAGTTATACATTAATACATACAATGGTCAAAAAGAACAAGCAACAAAGCAGACAGAAGATATGCTAAAGTTATTAAAGTTAGATCATGTGAAGACATTACATCCTTATGAATTATCTGTCGGACAGAAAAGACGACTCAGTGTAGCAACAGCAATACTAAGTCGTGCTGACGTATTATTGCTTGATGAACCAACCTTTGGATTAGACTCACATAATACATTTGAACTGATTAAATTAATTCAACAATTAAAAAATGAAGGAAAATTAATTATTACCATTACACATGATGAACAAATTTTAGAAATGTATAGTGATGTTCGATGGATCATTAAAGATGGTCAATTAGCTCAAAGAGGTGATCACAATGATTGAGTCGTGGATTAATCGCTATAGTTTTTTGCAAGATGTAAATCCTGTGACGAAAATTATTAGTGCAATCATTATATTTTTTGTCCTATTGTTTATTCATAATTTTGATATGATGGTATATTTGACGTTGTTAATGTTCGTTTATTTAATCATCTTTAGTGGCATTAAATTAAAGCCACTCTTCATTGTCTTAACTATCGTTACAGTGTTATCGATGACATCAAGCTTATTTATGCTATTTTATGGAGAAGGTGAACGTACTTTATTCAAATTTTATTTCATTCACATCACATGGGAAAGCTTAACTAGGAGTAGTCATCTTTTCATGAGATCATTTGTTGTCACACTATATGGTATGGCGATTGCATTTACG of the Abyssicoccus albus genome contains:
- a CDS encoding 2-oxoacid:acceptor oxidoreductase subunit alpha — encoded protein: MHKQISWKVGGQQGEGIESTGEIFSTALNREGYYIYTYRHFSSRIKGGHTNNKIRMSIDPIYSISDDLDILVAFDQETIDVNYDELHENGVILADAKFNPEKPSNFKGTMYVLPFTHIAKELGTSLMKNMVAVGATACLMQLPMPGFENLVVETFKSKGEKVVDLNKQALILGYEALDEVIDRNDLMSLEKPNKDERLFMIGNDAMSLGALSSGARFMSAYPITPASEIMEFMIDKLPQLNGTVIQTEDEIAAATMAIGANYAGVRAFTASAGPGLSLMMESIGLSGMTETPLVIFNTQRGGPSTGLPTKQEQSDLNQMIYGTHGDIPKIVISPIHAEDAFYLAGEAFNLAEQYQCPVIVLSDLQLSLGKQTVHKLDQSKIKINRGQLTTEVDEETTHFKRYNVTDHGISNRVIPGVKGGIHHVTGVEHNEYGKPSEASDNRNEQMNKRMRKLDSFELSEPFHVNIDHNEAEILVIGFISTYGAIDEAISRVDAKVNHIQIRQLYPLPVDQLMRYVAKAQKVLIVEHNYRGQLTQLVKSETNIHDKLETLTKYDGKPFKPKEIEEKINEMLGRVK
- the rny gene encoding ribonuclease Y, yielding MDPLSIILILLGVILGVVAGYIIAKQMIHKQLQQSRQSAEHIIDDAEKEADRLYKEKLLEAKEKNQQLKDDFDEEVKSRRQEFQKQETRLLQKEDNLDRRSETLDKKDELLESKEAKIEEKQQLVDANESKIQALIDEQQNEFARISGLTQQEAREEVIAKVEQELTEDFQVMLNEKKQEFQYKSDVMAQELIATAAQRYAAEYTSESTVSVVNLPSDDMKGRIIGREGRNIRTFETLTGVDLIIDDTPEAVILSGFDPMRREIARTALNNLVEDGRIHPGRIEEMVDKARSDVDKMVREAGEQATFELGIHNMHPELTKILGRMKYRTSYGQNVLKHSIEVGHIAGMLATELNLDAAIAKRAGLLHDIGKAIDHEVEGSHVEIGVQVAKRYNEHDIVINAIHSHHGDVEPTSTISILVAAADALSAARPGARRETLENYVKRLESLENISNSYDGVEKTYAIQAGREIRVMVSPHDIDDRAAHRLARDIKNQIENELQYPGQIKVTVVRELRAIEHAK
- a CDS encoding ECF transporter S component, which translates into the protein MSTESKGLKLSDILITVFIAVIFAIIYKVWWGFYGIAEATGLRIEQLTYGMWFIAAIIAYLLIKKPGVALLAEFAAGAGETIVMGQFHIPTLIYAFLQGLACELVFMLYRYNRHTLFVSMLAGVAAAIASFPIDWYYGYLSEVQLWNVILMLVFRIISGAILAGGLAYVIVKALEKTGVTKLLRPSQKEDYDAL
- a CDS encoding 2-oxoacid:ferredoxin oxidoreductase subunit beta, whose protein sequence is MATFKDFRNDVKPNWCPGCGDFSVQAAIQKACANIGLEPHELAVITGIGCSGRLSGYINSYGFHSIHGRALPLAQGVKMANNDLTVVASGGDGDGFAIGMGHTIHALKRNIDITYIVMDNQIYGLTKGQTSPSSAHGFVTKSTPKGSIEPSISPLQLAISSGATFVAQSVSSDIKELTSIIEQGMNHKGFSFINVFSPCVTYNKVNTYDWFKEHLTHVNDIESFDYKDKSKAMNAIIEHDGLVKGLIYHNSEAKSYAEQIDGYLDESLAKRDLQLDSATFDDLMKEYI
- a CDS encoding ABC transporter ATP-binding protein; translated protein: MVISIKNLRLKFSGVEKKLFDGLNIDVHQGEKVLMLGPSGSGKTTLLQVMSGIIPRSIDIAHKADELVIDDYASVVFQNPDSQFCMPTVGEELAFILENRCIPTEQMVSKIEDVLQTVRLDVSLDKSVENLSGGMKQRLAIASSLLQQANTWFLDEPTSMLDPNATNHLWDVIQDIWQDKTVIIVEHKVEQVWNYVDRVILMNYDGEVIASNTPNQILLQFEEQLESFGVWYPGAWNNRPEKIQKAHNPTDTKGILYGHDLIAKRGDKTLWQCDRFEFHSGQWITLEGDNGTGKSTFFEMLMQLIPYDGDIYYDDEQLQSIKMAAQSIYYVYQNPELQFVMNTVFEELYINTYNGQKEQATKQTEDMLKLLKLDHVKTLHPYELSVGQKRRLSVATAILSRADVLLLDEPTFGLDSHNTFELIKLIQQLKNEGKLIITITHDEQILEMYSDVRWIIKDGQLAQRGDHND
- a CDS encoding MTH1187 family thiamine-binding protein produces the protein MNVMMSIQIIPKPNDHEDVIEYVDEAIRIIDESGLNYRVGPLETTIEGTMSQCLSLIDKMHSKMQDMGSKSTMSQIKIYQSEAHQRITDLTHQYDEKNG
- a CDS encoding TIGR00282 family metallophosphoesterase, coding for MRILFIGDIVGQLGRKILTSKISQLKQQYQPNLIIVNGENAAHGRGITEKIYKEMMSMGVHCVTLGNHAYGQRELYEFIDGSNIVRPVNYPDNNPGQGYKIINFNGQQLAIVNLEGRALMNNNINCPFMTMDHLLENELKNSSHIFVDFHAETTSEKIAMSRYLSSRVSAVVGTHTHVQTNDAKILSNHTAYMTDVGMTGFRDGVIGVEDEGIIYRFTTNMPTKHIYPTEGYAEINGVFVELDSKGSAIKIETIHEEEKF